The following proteins are encoded in a genomic region of Paenibacillus sp. FSL R7-0273:
- the tkt gene encoding transketolase, producing the protein MTEQAKEQAIHKEENSTVDNLAITTIRTLAIDAIEKANSGHPGMPMGSAPMGYQLFAKTMNHNPDHPTWVNRDRFVLSAGHGSMLLYSLLHLSGYDLPMEELKQFRQWGSLTPGHPEVGHTAGVDATTGPLGQGIGMAVGMAMAEAQLAATYNKDNHDVIDHYTYAICGDGDLMEGISSESASLAGHLKLGKLIVMYDSNDISLDGKLNLAFSENVAQRFEAYGWQVLRVEDGNDLPALGQAIADAQADTSKPTLIEVKTVIGYGSPNKQGKGGHGGTHGSPLGADEAKLTKDFYKWVYEEDFFVPDEVRARFAEVKEKGIAANKAWDEKFAAYKEAYPELAAQFETAISGGLPEGWDAQLPFFTAEDKAVSTRVASGNALNALAAGVPQLVGGSADLESSTMTHLKGLTQFTSEAYDGRNIYFGVREFGMAAAMNGIALHSGLKVFGGTFFVFTDYLRPAVRLASIMKLPVTYVLTHDSIAVGEDGPTHEPIEQLASLRIIPGLTVIRPADANETSAAWAYALENTANPVALVLTRQNLPILAGTVEGVRENIKRGGYVVSDAKNGTPQAQIIATGSEVQLAVKAQAALAEEGIDVRVISLPSWDLFEKQDKAYRDSVILPEVKARLAVEMAQTFGWERYTGDQGDILGITTFGASAPGDIVMKEYGFTVENVVSRVKALL; encoded by the coding sequence ATGACTGAGCAGGCAAAAGAGCAAGCGATCCATAAGGAAGAAAATTCGACGGTGGACAACCTGGCGATTACTACGATCCGTACATTGGCTATCGACGCTATTGAAAAAGCCAATTCCGGTCACCCGGGTATGCCGATGGGTTCCGCACCGATGGGTTACCAACTGTTTGCCAAAACAATGAACCACAATCCGGATCACCCTACATGGGTTAACCGTGACCGTTTTGTATTGTCTGCCGGACACGGCTCCATGCTGCTGTACAGCCTGCTGCACCTTAGCGGCTATGACCTGCCGATGGAAGAATTGAAGCAGTTCCGCCAATGGGGCAGCCTGACTCCAGGCCATCCTGAAGTTGGTCACACTGCAGGTGTTGATGCGACTACCGGTCCGCTGGGACAAGGTATCGGTATGGCAGTAGGTATGGCAATGGCTGAAGCTCAGCTGGCTGCTACTTATAATAAAGACAATCACGATGTAATCGACCACTATACGTACGCAATCTGCGGCGACGGCGACCTGATGGAGGGTATTTCCTCCGAATCCGCCTCCCTGGCCGGACACCTCAAGCTGGGCAAGCTGATTGTAATGTACGATTCAAATGATATTTCGCTTGACGGCAAGCTGAATCTGGCATTCTCTGAGAATGTTGCACAGCGTTTTGAAGCTTACGGCTGGCAGGTTCTGCGCGTTGAGGACGGTAACGATCTTCCGGCACTGGGACAGGCTATTGCTGATGCACAGGCAGACACAAGCAAACCGACTCTGATCGAAGTTAAAACGGTTATCGGCTACGGAAGCCCGAACAAGCAGGGTAAAGGCGGCCATGGCGGTACGCACGGCTCCCCGCTGGGCGCTGACGAAGCGAAGCTGACTAAAGACTTCTACAAATGGGTATATGAAGAGGATTTCTTTGTACCGGATGAAGTTCGTGCACGTTTTGCTGAAGTGAAGGAAAAAGGAATTGCCGCGAATAAAGCATGGGACGAGAAATTTGCAGCTTACAAAGAAGCATATCCTGAGCTGGCAGCACAGTTCGAAACAGCAATCAGCGGCGGACTTCCAGAAGGCTGGGATGCACAGCTTCCGTTCTTCACAGCAGAAGACAAAGCCGTGTCCACCCGCGTAGCTTCCGGTAATGCACTGAACGCACTGGCAGCCGGAGTTCCGCAGCTGGTGGGCGGTTCTGCTGACCTTGAGAGCTCCACAATGACTCACCTGAAAGGCTTGACCCAGTTCACATCCGAAGCCTATGACGGCCGTAATATCTACTTCGGCGTACGCGAATTCGGTATGGCTGCAGCTATGAACGGAATTGCCCTGCACAGCGGCCTCAAAGTATTCGGCGGAACGTTCTTCGTATTCACCGACTACCTGCGTCCGGCTGTCCGTCTGGCTTCCATCATGAAGCTGCCGGTAACCTATGTTCTCACTCATGACAGTATCGCTGTCGGCGAAGACGGTCCTACCCATGAACCAATTGAGCAATTGGCTTCCCTGCGTATTATCCCGGGGCTGACTGTAATCCGTCCGGCTGATGCTAACGAAACCTCTGCAGCTTGGGCTTATGCGCTTGAAAATACTGCTAATCCGGTAGCACTGGTGCTTACCCGCCAGAATCTGCCGATCCTTGCAGGAACGGTTGAAGGCGTGCGTGAGAACATCAAGCGCGGCGGTTATGTTGTCTCCGATGCGAAGAACGGTACTCCGCAGGCACAGATTATTGCCACCGGTTCTGAAGTACAGCTCGCTGTAAAAGCACAGGCAGCACTGGCTGAAGAAGGCATCGACGTGCGTGTAATCAGCCTGCCAAGCTGGGATCTGTTCGAGAAGCAGGATAAGGCTTACCGTGATTCTGTTATCCTTCCTGAAGTTAAAGCCCGTCTTGCAGTCGAAATGGCACAGACCTTCGGCTGGGAACGTTACACAGGCGATCAGGGCGACATTCTCGGTATCACTACCTTCGGTGCTTCCGCACCTGGCGATATCGTAATGAAAGAATACGGCTTTACAGTAGAAAATGTAGTCAGCCGCGTTAAAGCCCTGCTATAA
- the ppnP gene encoding pyrimidine/purine nucleoside phosphorylase — translation MSQFTNATVQKAANIYYDGKVTSRTVILENGTKVTLGIMLPGVYEFGTEGPETMEILSGDLKVLLPGTDVWKEIKGAETFHVPGNSKFALEVFALTDYCCSYPNL, via the coding sequence ATGAGTCAGTTTACCAACGCAACAGTTCAAAAAGCAGCCAACATTTATTACGATGGAAAAGTTACCAGCCGCACCGTGATTTTGGAGAACGGCACCAAGGTAACGCTTGGCATCATGCTGCCGGGTGTATATGAATTCGGTACAGAAGGCCCGGAAACCATGGAGATTCTATCCGGAGATCTGAAGGTATTGCTTCCCGGTACCGACGTCTGGAAAGAAATTAAAGGAGCCGAAACGTTCCACGTTCCCGGCAACTCCAAGTTTGCGCTGGAAGTATTCGCATTAACTGATTATTGCTGTTCTTACCCGAACCTGTAA
- a CDS encoding alpha/beta fold hydrolase: protein MLYSNDYITFNYEEAGEGQPILILHGNGPDHRMMMGCLEPLFTSGQQYRRIYVDLPGMGRTPAADWIRSSDDMLRAVEMMIEALLPGERFLLVGQSYGGYLARGLLRNYADLIDGVFLLCPCVIAEMRDRELPQHQAAVYDKELLEELSEAERDEFTSIAVVQTRTAWERFNREIVSALQLADDGFMERIKAAGKYPFSFDADRMEPFLKPSLILTGRQDSMTGYKDAWRLLDLYPHASFAVLDRAGHNLHMEQEELLGAMVKEWLSRAGNGMLT from the coding sequence TTGCTGTACTCGAATGATTACATAACGTTTAACTATGAGGAAGCCGGGGAAGGGCAGCCCATTCTGATTCTACATGGAAACGGGCCGGACCACCGGATGATGATGGGGTGCCTGGAGCCGTTATTCACATCAGGCCAGCAGTACCGGCGGATCTATGTGGATTTACCGGGGATGGGGCGAACTCCGGCGGCGGACTGGATACGGTCTTCAGACGATATGCTGCGTGCCGTGGAGATGATGATTGAGGCGCTGCTTCCCGGTGAACGTTTTCTGCTGGTCGGCCAGTCGTACGGAGGCTATCTTGCAAGAGGGCTGCTCAGAAACTATGCAGATTTAATCGACGGTGTGTTTCTTTTATGTCCTTGTGTTATTGCAGAGATGCGCGACAGAGAGCTGCCGCAGCATCAGGCTGCAGTCTATGACAAGGAACTGCTTGAGGAATTAAGTGAAGCAGAACGGGATGAATTCACATCTATTGCTGTAGTGCAGACCAGGACTGCTTGGGAGCGTTTTAACCGCGAGATTGTGAGTGCCTTGCAACTGGCAGATGACGGCTTCATGGAGCGGATCAAGGCAGCAGGCAAGTATCCGTTCAGCTTTGATGCAGACAGGATGGAGCCCTTTCTTAAACCGAGCCTGATCCTGACCGGAAGACAGGATTCCATGACCGGATACAAGGATGCCTGGAGGCTGCTGGATTTATACCCCCACGCCTCTTTCGCTGTCCTGGACCGTGCAGGGCACAATCTGCATATGGAGCAGGAGGAGCTTTTAGGAGCTATGGTAAAGGAATGGTTAAGCAGAGCCGGGAACGGTATGCTTACCTGA
- a CDS encoding GNAT family N-acetyltransferase — translation MLTISFANPQDAARLADVQKRTFDDDARLYQNKEEDGPPGYDSADWQTEQMNNAHYYKLTAEDNIIGGMIIFPSPAAGECHLGRIFIDPLHQNQGYGQESFRFLFQTYPAARKWTLDTPSWALRNHYFYEKLGFVRTGKVTDEVDGEFIIEYERVR, via the coding sequence ATGCTTACCATATCATTTGCCAATCCACAGGATGCTGCCAGGCTGGCCGATGTCCAGAAGCGTACGTTTGATGACGATGCCAGGCTCTATCAGAATAAAGAAGAAGACGGCCCTCCCGGCTACGACTCCGCAGACTGGCAGACTGAGCAGATGAATAACGCCCATTACTATAAGCTTACGGCAGAGGATAACATCATTGGAGGCATGATTATATTCCCGTCCCCTGCGGCTGGAGAATGTCACCTGGGCCGTATTTTTATTGATCCGCTGCATCAGAACCAAGGCTACGGGCAAGAATCATTCCGCTTCCTGTTTCAGACCTATCCCGCTGCCCGTAAATGGACGCTGGACACCCCTTCCTGGGCGCTCAGAAACCACTACTTCTATGAAAAGCTCGGCTTCGTACGTACGGGAAAAGTAACAGATGAGGTAGACGGTGAATTCATTATCGAGTATGAGCGGGTCAGGTAA
- a CDS encoding M14 family metallopeptidase — translation MKQSWMFRRLHKVLLGFWTCVLLALVMLITPAEASANIVNANQVYSYTIMQRDIERLVKAYPDLVSMETLGQSAYGRQLWAVKLGRGDAVLFLNGSHHAREWMTTTVLMKMIDTYAQAYVNNTTISEYSVRRLLDEVSIWIVPMVNPDGVALSQQGTAGLTPELAQTLRRYNGNSTNFTRWKANMQGIDLNRQYPANWSAIRNAGSYPWYQNYKGQRPAQAPEVQLMMDFTYRIDPEMTISYHSSGEIIFWHFNTLSSNVARDQVIARTLSRMTGYSLVSPEKNPSGGGYKDWFIQEFGRPGLTIEIARYAGESNVPLSQFGSVWNDNRGVGLYSALQSHSLWLNKQKVQYLQQSMDVLAETKLYSKIGALSGGVSIQPQRLHVTAKKGDWYQVQAEEGTGWIQASPGKLAVVEEIAAAAELKVSVPVYKYPDTYAPKVTFLEPQTVQVSGRWGNWLLALTPGGSWWIDGRTAELQWPVVEEGQGAAIENEGTGEIVVEPVSSPEI, via the coding sequence ATGAAACAATCATGGATGTTCAGACGGTTACATAAGGTCCTGCTGGGCTTTTGGACTTGTGTACTGCTGGCCTTAGTTATGCTAATAACACCAGCAGAGGCCTCAGCTAATATTGTGAATGCCAATCAGGTATATTCCTATACGATTATGCAAAGAGATATTGAACGGTTAGTAAAGGCCTATCCGGACCTGGTGTCTATGGAAACATTGGGGCAGAGCGCCTATGGACGGCAGCTATGGGCTGTGAAGCTGGGCAGAGGAGACGCGGTACTGTTCCTGAACGGCTCCCATCATGCCAGAGAATGGATGACAACGACCGTATTAATGAAAATGATTGATACATACGCCCAGGCCTATGTTAACAATACAACCATCTCAGAGTACAGCGTGCGCCGGCTTTTGGATGAAGTGAGCATTTGGATAGTTCCAATGGTGAATCCTGACGGGGTGGCGTTGTCCCAGCAGGGGACGGCAGGCCTTACACCGGAGCTGGCCCAGACTCTGCGGCGTTACAACGGCAACAGTACCAACTTTACCCGCTGGAAGGCAAACATGCAGGGCATCGACCTCAACCGCCAGTATCCGGCGAACTGGAGTGCGATCAGAAATGCAGGTTCATACCCGTGGTACCAGAATTATAAGGGCCAAAGACCTGCACAGGCGCCGGAGGTGCAGCTGATGATGGATTTCACCTACCGGATTGATCCGGAGATGACGATTTCCTATCATAGCTCCGGAGAAATCATATTCTGGCATTTTAATACCCTCAGCAGCAATGTAGCCAGGGATCAGGTGATAGCCCGGACACTTAGCCGTATGACCGGATATTCTCTTGTATCTCCTGAGAAAAATCCTTCCGGCGGAGGGTATAAGGACTGGTTCATCCAGGAGTTTGGCCGCCCCGGCCTTACCATTGAAATTGCCAGATATGCCGGTGAGAGCAATGTTCCTTTAAGCCAGTTCGGGAGCGTATGGAATGATAACCGGGGAGTGGGGCTTTATTCGGCACTGCAGTCCCATTCCTTATGGCTGAATAAGCAGAAGGTCCAGTATCTCCAGCAGTCTATGGACGTGTTGGCTGAAACCAAGCTCTACTCCAAAATAGGAGCGTTGTCCGGAGGTGTCAGCATCCAGCCGCAAAGACTGCATGTGACCGCCAAAAAGGGTGACTGGTATCAGGTACAGGCTGAAGAAGGCACCGGCTGGATACAAGCTTCTCCCGGAAAGCTGGCGGTGGTGGAGGAGATTGCAGCAGCTGCGGAGCTCAAGGTGAGTGTTCCGGTATATAAATATCCGGATACCTATGCTCCTAAAGTAACGTTCCTGGAGCCGCAGACCGTTCAGGTGTCAGGCAGATGGGGGAACTGGCTGCTGGCCCTGACGCCGGGCGGAAGCTGGTGGATCGATGGTCGAACGGCAGAGCTGCAGTGGCCTGTAGTGGAAGAGGGGCAGGGAGCAGCAATTGAAAACGAAGGTACAGGAGAAATCGTGGTTGAGCCGGTGAGCAGCCCGGAAATATAG
- a CDS encoding NAD(P)-dependent oxidoreductase, translated as MKQIGFIGLGTMGAPMAANLLKGGYQVTVYNRTAEKCKPLEDAGAAVAATPQAAAQDKDVIITMISNDDSIREVFYGDNGILAALKPGAVIIDSSTISPGLVKEIAAAVEERGGSFLDAPVTGSKPAAIEGTLVFMVGGDAKVIEAHRDLFDTMGRLLLHMGGNGSGAVAKLAHNSMVGIHNVALAEGFSIAVKNGVPADKFLELVQNGSAGSKQAELKGRKIIEDDFSNQFSLALMLKDLKLASVLSDSTGVPAPMLGLAKSMFQAGYTQGYGDEDLSAVVKTYEAWIGRKIGADNTAQE; from the coding sequence ATGAAACAGATCGGCTTTATCGGACTCGGAACGATGGGCGCGCCCATGGCGGCAAATCTGCTGAAAGGCGGATACCAGGTTACGGTATACAACCGTACGGCAGAGAAATGCAAGCCCCTGGAGGATGCAGGTGCAGCGGTTGCAGCTACCCCGCAGGCAGCAGCGCAGGACAAGGATGTTATTATTACCATGATCAGCAATGATGATTCGATCCGGGAGGTTTTTTATGGAGATAACGGCATTCTGGCCGCCCTCAAGCCCGGAGCCGTCATTATTGATTCCAGTACCATTTCCCCCGGACTGGTTAAAGAGATCGCTGCTGCTGTAGAGGAACGCGGCGGCAGCTTCCTCGATGCACCGGTAACAGGCAGTAAGCCTGCAGCCATCGAAGGAACGCTAGTGTTCATGGTCGGCGGTGATGCCAAGGTCATTGAAGCACATCGGGATCTCTTTGATACCATGGGCCGCCTGCTGCTTCATATGGGCGGGAACGGCAGCGGCGCTGTAGCCAAGCTGGCCCATAATTCTATGGTCGGCATTCATAATGTTGCCCTCGCAGAAGGCTTCTCCATTGCTGTAAAGAACGGCGTACCGGCAGACAAGTTCCTGGAGCTTGTCCAGAACGGCTCCGCAGGCAGCAAGCAGGCTGAGCTGAAAGGGCGCAAGATCATTGAAGATGACTTCAGCAACCAGTTCTCGCTGGCTCTTATGCTTAAGGACTTGAAGCTTGCTTCCGTACTCAGCGACTCCACCGGGGTCCCTGCACCTATGCTGGGACTGGCCAAGAGCATGTTCCAGGCGGGTTACACCCAAGGCTACGGTGACGAGGATCTGTCAGCTGTAGTGAAAACCTACGAAGCATGGATCGGCCGCAAAATCGGGGCAGATAATACTGCCCAGGAATAA
- a CDS encoding glucose-6-phosphate isomerase gives MSKKINFDYSKALSFLNQHEVDYFAAPIKLAHEQLHNKTGAGSDYLGWIDLPTAYDKEEFARIQEAAKKIQSDSDVLIVIGIGGSYLGARAAIEALTHSFHNNLPKEQRKTPEVYFAGNNISSTYITHLLDLVEGKDFSVNVISKSGTTTEPAIAFRIFRAALEKKYGKEEARKRIYATTDKEKGALKKLATEEGYESFIIPDDVGGRYSVLTPVGLLPIAVAGINIEEMMQGAAAAADEFNNPDVATNQSYQYAAVRNALYRKGKTTEILVNYEPSLHFVSEWWKQLYGESEGKDYKGIYPSSVDFSTDLHSMGQFIQEGNRNIFETVIQVEQVRHHITLESDADDLDGLNFLAGETVDFVNKKAFQGTLLAHTDGQVPNLIVTIPDQTPYTFGYLVYFFEKACGISGYLLGVNPFDQPGVEAYKKNMFALLGKPGYEKEKAELESRLTE, from the coding sequence ATGTCCAAGAAGATTAATTTTGACTACAGCAAAGCCCTGTCCTTCCTTAACCAGCATGAAGTTGACTACTTTGCTGCTCCGATTAAACTAGCCCATGAGCAACTGCATAACAAAACTGGGGCCGGCTCCGATTACCTGGGCTGGATTGATCTCCCGACCGCATATGACAAGGAAGAGTTCGCCCGCATTCAAGAGGCAGCCAAGAAGATCCAGAGTGATTCCGATGTTCTGATTGTTATCGGTATCGGCGGTTCTTATCTGGGAGCACGTGCTGCTATTGAAGCACTTACGCATTCCTTCCACAATAACCTGCCTAAGGAACAGCGCAAGACTCCTGAGGTATACTTCGCAGGTAATAACATCAGCTCTACATACATCACACACCTGCTCGATTTGGTTGAAGGCAAGGACTTCTCCGTTAACGTAATTTCCAAATCCGGAACAACCACTGAACCGGCAATCGCCTTCCGTATTTTCCGTGCAGCACTGGAGAAGAAATACGGCAAGGAAGAAGCGCGCAAGCGCATCTACGCTACTACAGACAAGGAGAAGGGCGCCCTCAAGAAGCTGGCTACTGAAGAAGGCTATGAGTCGTTCATCATTCCTGATGATGTAGGCGGACGTTATTCCGTACTGACACCTGTAGGCCTTCTGCCGATTGCTGTAGCAGGCATTAACATTGAAGAAATGATGCAGGGAGCCGCAGCCGCAGCGGATGAATTCAACAATCCGGATGTAGCAACCAACCAAAGCTATCAATATGCTGCAGTGCGCAACGCCCTGTACCGCAAAGGCAAGACAACAGAAATTCTCGTTAACTACGAACCGTCCCTGCACTTCGTATCCGAATGGTGGAAGCAGCTGTACGGCGAAAGCGAAGGCAAGGATTACAAAGGAATCTATCCTTCTTCCGTTGATTTCTCCACCGACCTTCACTCCATGGGCCAGTTCATTCAGGAGGGTAACCGCAACATTTTCGAAACAGTTATCCAGGTTGAGCAGGTTCGTCACCACATCACACTCGAAAGCGATGCTGACGATCTTGACGGCCTGAACTTCCTTGCCGGTGAAACAGTGGACTTTGTTAACAAGAAGGCTTTCCAGGGAACGCTGCTGGCGCACACAGACGGACAAGTGCCGAACCTGATCGTGACCATCCCTGATCAAACTCCATATACTTTCGGTTATCTGGTTTACTTCTTTGAAAAAGCCTGCGGTATCAGCGGATACCTGCTTGGCGTTAATCCGTTTGACCAGCCGGGCGTGGAAGCATACAAGAAGAACATGTTCGCGCTGCTGGGTAAACCGGGCTACGAGAAAGAAAAAGCCGAACTGGAATCCAGACTTACAGAATAG
- a CDS encoding YigZ family protein: MLEQYRTVRSPGSREVVIRKSRFIGHVMPVDNEEEAMQFIEDIKKQHRNATHNCSAYMIGERDEIQRQSDDGEPSGTAGKPILEVIRNQQVKNVAIVVTRYFGGIMLGAGGLIRAYADGAVLALEAGEVVTRVLRREVFVQLDYTWLGKVENELRSKGTKTGETSFTDTVTLLCLPRNDEGDAFVAWITDLTQGQALVTEGRRLYYSEGE; the protein is encoded by the coding sequence ATGCTGGAACAATATCGGACGGTGCGTTCTCCCGGATCCCGGGAAGTCGTAATTCGTAAGTCGCGTTTCATCGGCCATGTCATGCCGGTGGACAATGAAGAAGAGGCTATGCAATTTATTGAAGACATCAAGAAGCAGCACCGCAATGCCACGCATAACTGCTCTGCTTACATGATTGGCGAAAGAGATGAGATTCAAAGACAGTCAGATGACGGGGAACCGAGTGGAACGGCCGGGAAACCGATTTTGGAAGTAATCCGCAACCAACAAGTTAAAAATGTCGCAATTGTCGTAACCCGTTATTTCGGAGGCATCATGCTGGGGGCAGGCGGACTCATCCGGGCTTATGCTGACGGCGCTGTACTGGCGCTTGAGGCTGGTGAAGTGGTTACCCGGGTGCTGAGACGCGAAGTCTTCGTGCAGCTTGATTATACGTGGCTGGGTAAGGTTGAGAACGAGCTGCGTTCCAAGGGCACCAAGACCGGCGAAACCTCTTTTACAGATACAGTGACGCTGCTGTGCCTGCCGCGGAATGATGAAGGTGACGCTTTTGTAGCATGGATAACGGATCTTACCCAGGGGCAAGCGCTGGTTACAGAAGGGCGGCGGCTTTACTACAGCGAAGGGGAATAG
- a CDS encoding TetR/AcrR family transcriptional regulator — translation MARRAVERELSRERILEAARHLFITKGYRAISMRSIGQHLGYSHGSLYYHFKEKAELFYAIMVEDFNHVAGLLNQAMNNPPEPGMTRVEQLVMEFIRFGLDHPHQYEIMFMIRDEELLAYCRAEQGRCFELFAGIVRRHMKEEGYVSEDWQSVPLTLFLSAHGFISYYIQDKVSFDDVKQAALTHIKVLSRSL, via the coding sequence ATGGCAAGAAGAGCAGTGGAGCGGGAGTTGTCTAGGGAGAGGATTCTGGAGGCGGCCAGGCATCTGTTTATCACTAAAGGATACCGTGCAATCTCAATGCGCAGCATAGGACAGCATCTGGGATACAGCCATGGCTCGCTCTATTATCATTTCAAGGAAAAAGCAGAGCTGTTCTATGCCATTATGGTTGAAGATTTCAATCATGTGGCGGGTCTGCTCAATCAAGCAATGAATAATCCGCCTGAACCTGGCATGACCCGGGTGGAGCAGCTGGTCATGGAATTTATCCGGTTTGGACTCGATCATCCGCATCAGTATGAGATCATGTTCATGATCCGGGATGAAGAGCTTCTGGCTTATTGCCGGGCAGAACAGGGGCGATGTTTTGAATTATTCGCAGGTATTGTCCGCCGGCATATGAAGGAAGAAGGATATGTTTCCGAGGATTGGCAGAGTGTACCGCTGACATTGTTCTTATCAGCCCATGGCTTTATTTCTTATTATATTCAGGATAAAGTATCTTTTGATGATGTTAAGCAGGCTGCTCTTACGCATATTAAGGTGCTCAGCCGCAGCTTGTAG
- a CDS encoding secondary thiamine-phosphate synthase enzyme YjbQ: MLHTIEISTSKRDELRDITREVISCVKKSGVQNGIAVVYCPHTTAGIAINENADPDVKHDVLMRLDEVYPWEHPKYRHGEGNTASHLKSITTGPSQSIIIHGGSLLLGRWQGIYFCEFDGPRHRQYYVKIIEG, translated from the coding sequence ATGTTACATACCATCGAAATTTCAACCAGCAAACGGGACGAGCTGCGTGATATTACCCGTGAAGTGATTTCCTGTGTAAAAAAAAGCGGGGTGCAAAATGGCATAGCTGTAGTCTACTGTCCGCATACGACAGCAGGAATTGCCATTAACGAAAATGCTGATCCGGATGTGAAGCACGATGTGCTGATGAGGCTGGATGAGGTGTATCCCTGGGAGCATCCGAAATACCGCCATGGAGAAGGTAATACCGCCTCCCATCTGAAATCGATAACTACAGGTCCCTCCCAAAGCATCATCATCCACGGGGGCTCGCTGCTGCTCGGACGCTGGCAGGGCATTTATTTCTGTGAGTTCGACGGGCCAAGGCACCGCCAATATTATGTAAAGATTATTGAGGGATAA
- the cysT gene encoding sulfate ABC transporter permease subunit CysT, producing the protein MNSLLRHKGWTWGFRTTILLYFVVLIVLPILGVYYNSFSLGFSTFIEAVSDPIAWKSVLLTLKLAVIATVINVLLGTMIAWVLIRYRFPGKALLNSLVDLPFALPTAVGGLMILLLLGPGSLIGGLAERLGFEIVFHQPAIVIAMIFVTFPFVIRAVQPLLEELDPSEEEAAYTMGAKSSRVFRQVILPSMAPGMISGGMLAFSRALAEFGAVVLVAGNIPGRTLVSSVFIFGEVESDNPVGAAAVSVILLTLSFLILWLINLLQMRGRRA; encoded by the coding sequence TTGAATTCGCTGCTTAGACACAAGGGCTGGACCTGGGGATTCCGCACAACGATTCTGCTGTATTTTGTGGTGCTGATTGTTTTGCCGATACTCGGCGTATATTACAATTCCTTTTCGCTGGGCTTCAGCACCTTTATCGAAGCTGTAAGCGACCCGATTGCCTGGAAATCCGTATTGCTAACGCTTAAGCTGGCGGTCATTGCTACGGTCATTAATGTCCTGCTGGGCACGATGATTGCCTGGGTACTGATCCGCTACCGGTTCCCCGGCAAGGCGCTGCTGAACAGTCTGGTTGACCTGCCTTTTGCCCTGCCGACAGCGGTCGGGGGATTGATGATTCTGCTGCTGCTCGGTCCGGGCAGCCTGATTGGCGGACTGGCGGAGAGGCTCGGCTTCGAGATTGTTTTTCATCAGCCGGCTATTGTGATTGCTATGATCTTTGTAACGTTCCCCTTTGTCATCCGGGCGGTGCAGCCGCTGCTGGAGGAGCTTGATCCTTCCGAGGAGGAGGCCGCCTATACAATGGGCGCCAAGAGCAGCCGGGTATTCCGTCAGGTGATTCTGCCCTCTATGGCCCCGGGAATGATCAGCGGAGGAATGCTGGCCTTCTCTCGCGCGCTGGCGGAATTCGGTGCAGTCGTGCTGGTAGCCGGTAACATTCCGGGACGGACACTGGTGTCCTCGGTTTTTATTTTCGGTGAAGTAGAAAGTGATAATCCGGTCGGTGCAGCCGCAGTGTCAGTCATTCTGCTGACCTTGTCCTTCCTCATCCTCTGGCTGATTAATTTGCTGCAGATGCGGGGGAGAAGAGCATGA